A single Bacillus sp. HMF5848 DNA region contains:
- the yunB gene encoding sporulation protein YunB, with the protein MPKQRRRPIIRRGPMPFRYVFILTFILFIISTVVGLEVINVGIKPTLMNYAEAKTKEIATLVINKAVNQRVVEQEAFNVDDIITIRYDENQTVSNLILDAAIVNRVSAEITNLVLTYMNEAENGDLEKLKLPSDIEVETANDKPAARGLEYAVPLGQATNNALLGNLGPRVPIRFLTVGNVSSDILPKIEEYGVNNAFITILVHIEVNVQIIVPFATEVTTVTTDVPVAMGIINGKVPNVYIRGGEDMPSIEVPID; encoded by the coding sequence ATGCCCAAACAACGAAGAAGACCAATAATTCGCAGAGGTCCCATGCCTTTTCGATATGTATTTATTTTGACATTTATATTGTTTATTATTTCTACTGTGGTTGGGTTAGAAGTTATTAACGTTGGAATCAAGCCGACGCTTATGAATTATGCGGAAGCAAAAACAAAAGAAATTGCAACATTAGTTATAAATAAAGCAGTTAATCAAAGAGTTGTAGAGCAAGAGGCATTTAATGTCGATGATATTATTACGATTCGCTATGATGAAAATCAAACTGTCTCTAATCTAATTTTAGACGCAGCTATTGTCAATCGTGTGTCTGCTGAAATTACAAATTTAGTATTAACATACATGAATGAAGCTGAAAATGGAGATTTAGAAAAATTAAAATTACCGAGTGATATAGAGGTAGAAACAGCAAATGACAAACCTGCAGCAAGAGGCCTTGAATATGCCGTGCCGCTTGGTCAAGCAACAAACAATGCGTTACTAGGTAACTTAGGGCCACGCGTCCCTATTCGTTTTTTAACAGTTGGTAACGTAAGCTCAGATATTCTTCCGAAAATAGAGGAATATGGCGTGAATAATGCCTTTATTACAATCCTGGTACACATTGAAGTAAACGTCCAGATCATCGTACCATTTGCTACAGAAGTGACAACGGTAACAACAGATGTTCCTGTTGCTATGGGGATTATTAATGGCAAAGTACCGAATGTGTATATTCGAGGTGGCGAAGATATGCCGTCAATAGAGGTGCCAATTGATTAA
- a CDS encoding HD-GYP domain-containing protein — translation MRLETTHSLHPGTALARQVLNEYGQVLINKGVPLTTRMIQRLQDMGISYVYVEDARTNDIEIVHPISEQLRRESIQSINDIFNQFDRETNISHIFIIDEASKQLLSLVRKLSDEIYEKKELVTLLADVFIHDRYIFTHSLNVTLYSIAIAIHQGYSKKDVEIIALGALMHDVGKMLVPQDILMKPSKLTEDEFSQIKKHSSFGFDILRKVNTVSLLVAHCAYQHHERINGSGYPRGLKGEEIHPYAKIIAVADVFDAVTSNRVYRNAMLPHEGLEILYSGVGTLYDVSVVEAFRKAIAIYPVGLSVILSDGRSGIVSKQNHHISERPVIRILKENDAHLEVPYEVDLSKHLDVMISDCDTTLALSHRAFKTS, via the coding sequence ATGAGACTTGAAACTACCCATTCATTACATCCAGGTACAGCGCTTGCAAGACAAGTTTTAAATGAATATGGACAGGTTCTCATTAATAAAGGTGTCCCCTTAACTACACGAATGATTCAACGCTTACAAGATATGGGGATTTCTTACGTGTACGTTGAAGATGCGCGAACGAATGATATTGAAATTGTACACCCCATTTCGGAACAACTTAGAAGGGAATCCATTCAATCCATCAATGATATATTTAATCAATTTGATAGAGAGACGAATATATCTCATATTTTTATAATAGACGAGGCATCCAAGCAGCTATTGTCTCTTGTTCGTAAATTATCTGATGAGATATATGAAAAAAAAGAACTAGTCACGTTACTAGCTGATGTATTTATACACGACCGATATATATTCACTCACTCTTTGAACGTAACACTTTATTCGATTGCTATTGCGATTCATCAAGGATACTCTAAAAAGGATGTAGAAATTATAGCGTTAGGCGCTTTAATGCATGATGTTGGCAAAATGTTAGTTCCTCAAGACATATTAATGAAGCCTAGTAAACTAACGGAAGACGAATTCTCACAAATTAAAAAGCATAGTTCGTTTGGTTTTGATATTCTTCGAAAGGTTAATACTGTTTCGTTACTTGTAGCTCATTGTGCGTATCAGCATCATGAGCGAATTAACGGGTCTGGTTATCCAAGGGGATTAAAAGGGGAGGAAATTCACCCATATGCGAAAATAATAGCAGTAGCTGATGTATTTGATGCCGTTACATCAAATCGCGTGTATCGAAACGCTATGCTTCCTCATGAAGGATTAGAGATTTTATATTCAGGTGTTGGTACACTTTATGATGTGTCTGTTGTCGAAGCGTTTAGAAAAGCAATTGCTATATACCCTGTAGGCTTATCCGTCATATTAAGTGATGGACGGAGTGGGATTGTGTCAAAGCAGAATCATCATATTAGCGAACGTCCGGTTATTCGAATTTTAAAAGAAAACGATGCACATCTTGAGGTGCCTTACGAAGTAGACTTAAGTAAGCACTTGGATGTTATGATATCAGACTGTGACACTACTTTAGCGCTGTCTCATAGAGCATTTAAAACGTCGTAA
- a CDS encoding YunC family protein, with amino-acid sequence MVSMTPIIIEGKQFTAITVALPKTNFMAVTNEKGYIMCGALDVQLLNEKLRDRGIIAGRAVGVRTIEQLLEAPLESITIEAENIGISVGMKGRDALLKMV; translated from the coding sequence ATGGTATCGATGACACCTATTATTATTGAGGGTAAGCAGTTCACGGCCATAACAGTTGCTCTGCCAAAAACAAATTTTATGGCAGTAACTAACGAAAAGGGCTATATTATGTGCGGTGCTTTAGATGTTCAATTATTGAATGAGAAGCTTCGTGACCGTGGGATTATCGCCGGTCGTGCCGTCGGTGTCCGAACAATCGAGCAGCTTCTTGAAGCACCGTTAGAATCAATCACAATCGAAGCAGAGAATATTGGCATTTCAGTAGGAATGAAGGGAAGAGATGCATTGCTAAAAATGGTCTAA
- a CDS encoding bifunctional UDP-sugar hydrolase/5'-nucleotidase: protein METLHIYHINDLHSHFSNWPKAMKIIEDARKKHANSYEQMLFFDIGDHVDRVHPMSEATLGKANVQLLNEAQVDGVTIGNNEGITLAFEDLDALYEHANFPVIVANLFYTNDERPHWAKPYKIITTANGMKIGVTAVTAFFHKFYEILGWSLEDPFIALQNVLFELRKQVDVIILLSHLGIHDDEKIAQAYPDVDVILGAHTHHILPEGKYIEDTLLCGAGKFGQYVGHVELLLDYRTRSIVRKQAELIDVQLAKEHKYTAQLLDSIAEKEMIHLNRKVAVLHEDLEVDWFDESPFALTLASALKDWCNSDIGMINSGVLLESLSAGVVTWADVHKICPHPINPCTVDLRGDELKEVILHANTKEVQELEVKGFGFRGKVMGRMVYSGVEWKYEVLSDGKEHIRNIKINGEPLNMDKCYKVATIDMFTFGNLYPAIRHATEKHFFMPEFLRDVLAWRLKRM, encoded by the coding sequence ATGGAAACATTACATATTTACCATATAAATGATTTGCACAGTCATTTTTCAAACTGGCCAAAAGCTATGAAAATTATCGAGGATGCTCGCAAAAAACATGCGAATAGTTATGAGCAAATGCTTTTTTTTGATATTGGTGATCATGTTGATCGTGTTCATCCTATGTCGGAAGCAACATTAGGAAAAGCAAATGTTCAATTACTTAACGAAGCGCAGGTTGATGGTGTGACTATTGGGAATAACGAGGGTATAACGTTGGCTTTTGAAGATTTAGATGCGCTGTATGAGCATGCGAATTTTCCTGTGATAGTCGCAAATTTATTTTACACGAATGATGAACGCCCCCATTGGGCTAAGCCATATAAAATTATAACTACAGCTAATGGAATGAAAATAGGGGTAACAGCTGTAACAGCGTTTTTTCATAAGTTTTATGAAATATTAGGTTGGAGCCTTGAGGACCCTTTTATAGCGTTGCAAAATGTTTTATTTGAGCTTAGAAAGCAAGTAGATGTTATTATCCTGCTAAGTCATCTTGGCATTCATGATGACGAAAAGATTGCACAAGCGTACCCGGATGTTGATGTAATATTAGGTGCTCATACACATCACATATTACCAGAGGGAAAATATATTGAAGATACGTTACTATGTGGCGCAGGAAAATTTGGTCAGTATGTCGGACATGTTGAATTATTGTTAGATTATCGAACTCGTTCAATTGTGCGTAAACAGGCTGAGCTTATTGATGTTCAACTAGCGAAAGAACATAAGTATACAGCGCAGCTATTAGACAGTATAGCAGAAAAGGAAATGATTCATCTAAATAGAAAAGTTGCTGTCCTACATGAAGATTTAGAGGTTGATTGGTTTGATGAGTCACCTTTTGCTCTCACACTTGCATCGGCGTTAAAAGATTGGTGTAACAGTGATATTGGTATGATAAATAGTGGGGTTTTGCTAGAATCTTTATCAGCAGGTGTTGTCACTTGGGCGGATGTTCACAAAATTTGTCCACATCCAATAAATCCTTGTACGGTAGACTTGCGTGGGGATGAGTTAAAAGAGGTTATCTTACATGCAAACACAAAAGAAGTTCAGGAGCTAGAGGTAAAAGGATTTGGCTTTCGAGGAAAAGTAATGGGGCGAATGGTCTATTCAGGAGTGGAATGGAAGTATGAAGTGTTGTCTGATGGAAAAGAGCATATACGTAATATAAAAATTAATGGAGAACCATTAAATATGGATAAGTGTTACAAAGTCGCAACTATCGATATGTTTACATTTGGAAATTTATATCCTGCTATTCGCCATGCAACTGAGAAACATTTCTTTATGCCTGAGTTTTTGCGCGATGTTTTAGCTTGGCGATTAAAGAGAATGTAA
- a CDS encoding sulfite exporter TauE/SafE family protein has protein sequence MDIVILIILGLVAGTFGSLVGLGGGVIVVPALLFLSTYTTLLPHVSPQIAVGTSLVVIIFTSLSSTLAYIKHKTVDIKSGLFVFAGSGPGAIVGAWINSWLHVDNFSVYLGIFIIVTSLLLFFNDRMKPMKQNNKRFTIQKTFASPEGQTLVYGFHPISLIAVAFVVGLFSGLFGIGGGSLLVPALILLFFFPPHVAVATSMFSIFLSAIVSSATHISLGHVSWFLALSLAPGAWVGGKLGAWINTRLASRTIVMVLRVILILIGAQLLYEGIF, from the coding sequence ATGGACATAGTCATATTAATTATCCTCGGCTTAGTTGCGGGAACATTTGGCAGTTTAGTGGGCTTAGGCGGGGGAGTCATTGTAGTGCCAGCGTTGTTATTTTTAAGTACGTATACGACATTACTTCCACATGTATCACCACAAATAGCGGTTGGTACATCGTTAGTAGTCATAATATTTACATCTTTATCCTCAACTCTTGCATACATAAAGCATAAAACTGTTGATATAAAGAGTGGTCTTTTTGTATTTGCTGGAAGTGGACCAGGCGCCATCGTCGGTGCGTGGATTAATTCTTGGTTACATGTAGATAACTTTTCTGTGTATTTAGGAATTTTTATTATAGTAACATCTTTATTGCTTTTCTTTAATGATCGAATGAAACCAATGAAACAAAACAACAAAAGATTTACTATTCAAAAAACGTTTGCAAGTCCAGAGGGACAAACGCTTGTGTATGGCTTTCATCCAATAAGCTTAATTGCCGTTGCATTTGTTGTAGGACTGTTTTCAGGGTTATTTGGAATCGGTGGTGGGTCTTTATTAGTACCGGCTCTTATACTACTATTTTTCTTTCCGCCTCATGTTGCAGTGGCTACGTCAATGTTTTCCATCTTTTTATCCGCTATCGTATCGTCAGCAACTCATATTTCATTAGGTCATGTTAGTTGGTTTTTAGCTTTATCTTTAGCACCAGGTGCATGGGTTGGTGGAAAATTGGGTGCATGGATTAATACTCGCCTTGCTAGTCGAACTATTGTTATGGTGTTGCGCGTGATCTTAATTTTAATTGGTGCACAGTTATTATATGAAGGTATATTTTAA
- a CDS encoding DUF72 domain-containing protein: MIYVGVTGWGDHDSLYSGGISPRNKLAQYASHFPIVEVDSSFYAIPSQVTVEKWVSQTPTSFQFIVKAYQGMTGHTRGDIPFASVEEMFEVFKQSLQPFISGNKLAMILFQFPPWYDCTKEHVAYIRKCRQLMTDLPIALEFRHQSWFLERFRAKTLHMMQEDGWIHSICDEPQGHSGSIPTVLIPTDPIKTLVRFHGRNVHGWRHSIGANWRDVRYLYDYNLTELSEWASHLASLQKSSQHIYVLFNNNSGGHAVGNAKMLIKLLGIEYGGLAPKQLSLF, translated from the coding sequence ATGATTTATGTTGGTGTGACAGGTTGGGGGGACCATGATAGCTTATATAGTGGTGGAATATCCCCTCGCAATAAACTGGCGCAATATGCTTCTCATTTTCCTATTGTAGAAGTCGATTCGTCGTTTTATGCTATACCATCACAAGTTACCGTCGAAAAATGGGTTTCACAAACACCCACATCATTTCAATTTATAGTAAAAGCATATCAAGGGATGACTGGTCATACGCGTGGAGATATTCCTTTTGCTAGTGTTGAAGAGATGTTTGAAGTATTCAAACAAAGCTTACAACCCTTTATATCTGGAAATAAATTAGCGATGATACTCTTTCAGTTTCCGCCATGGTATGATTGTACTAAGGAGCATGTGGCATATATTAGAAAGTGTCGTCAATTAATGACTGACCTCCCGATAGCATTAGAGTTTCGCCATCAGTCATGGTTTCTCGAAAGGTTCCGAGCGAAGACTCTACATATGATGCAAGAAGATGGTTGGATTCATAGTATATGTGACGAACCGCAAGGCCACAGTGGGTCTATTCCTACAGTTTTAATACCAACGGATCCTATCAAGACGTTAGTACGTTTTCATGGAAGAAATGTTCATGGATGGCGTCACTCTATCGGTGCGAATTGGAGAGATGTTCGCTATTTATATGATTATAATTTAACAGAATTAAGTGAATGGGCGAGTCATTTAGCAAGTCTACAAAAAAGTTCTCAGCACATATATGTGCTTTTTAATAATAACTCTGGAGGGCATGCAGTAGGAAATGCCAAAATGCTAATAAAATTGCTCGGGATTGAATATGGAGGATTAGCGCCGAAACAGCTATCGTTATTTTGA